The window ATGGAATATTTCTGTAATCTTTAAAGTAGTGATACCTGGTTTGCCCGTTCCAATGATGCGGTTATCAATTCTCACCACTGGAATTACCTCAGCGGCTGTGCCAGTCAAAAAACATTCATCTGCGGTATAAAGGTCAAACCGAGTTAAGACATTTTCAACCACCTTTAGTCCCATCTCTTCACCTATTTTCATCACCGTATCTCGTGTAATCCCCTCCAGGACACCTACCCATAAAGGCGGTGTAGTCAGGGTATGATTCTTGATAATAAAGATATTATCTCCACTACATTCAGTAACATATCCTTCGGTGTTTAACATCACTGCCTCTAAGACACCGGCATTACTCGCTTCAATCCGTGCTAAAATACTGTTAAGATAGTTTAATGTTTTCGCACAGGGACTTAAAGCTTCTTGAATATTTTTCCGAGTAGGCACGGTAACTATT of the bacterium genome contains:
- the ilvE gene encoding branched-chain-amino-acid transaminase, whose product is MGLVYIDGELFKKEEAKISVFDHGLLYGDGVFEGIRVYNGRVFKLNEHLERLYKSAKYIMLTIPLTKEELTKAVIETIKANELQDAYIRLLVTRGAGDLGLDPKKCPKPSVIIIVDKISLYPKECYENGLEIVTVPTRKNIQEALSPCAKTLNYLNSILARIEASNAGVLEAVMLNTEGYVTECSGDNIFIIKNHTLTTPPLWVGVLEGITRDTVMKIGEEMGLKVVENVLTRFDLYTADECFLTGTAAEVIPVVRIDNRIIGTGKPGITTLKITEIFHKLTQREGTEIYK